TTCGCATTAATCAGACCACAGGATAAACCAACTTTTTATATGATTGGCGACTCGACCGTAAAGAACGGCCGGGACGACGGTCAGCACCTCGGTCCGGACGGGCTTTGGGGCTGGGGCCATTACATTCACGAGTATTTTGATTCAACCAAAATCAACATAGAAAATGATGCGCTGGGAGGCACCAGCAGCCGTTCGTTCATGAACATGGGTTTATGGGATAAAGTGTTGGCTAAACTGAAGCCCGGCGATTTTGTGATCATGCAATTCGGTCATAATGACGGCGGAGCGTTGTTTGATACCGCGCGCGCCCGTGCCACCATTAATGGTGTTGGCGATGAGCAAAAAGACGGTTTCAACCCGATGCCATATATGAAAAAACAGGAAACTGTGCACACTTATGGCTGGTACATGCGTAAGTATATCAATGATGCGAAGGCCAAAGGCGCTACTGCTATTATCTGTTCACCAATCCCGCGTAATAGCTGGAAAGATGGTAAGGCTGCCGGTCGCAATGCTGGTAATAACTACGGTGGCTGGGCTCAGCAAGTTGCACAGCAAACCGGTGCTT
This region of Mucilaginibacter yixingensis genomic DNA includes:
- a CDS encoding rhamnogalacturonan acetylesterase — translated: MKNFIRKNAGKLMLLAAVVSLSSFALIRPQDKPTFYMIGDSTVKNGRDDGQHLGPDGLWGWGHYIHEYFDSTKINIENDALGGTSSRSFMNMGLWDKVLAKLKPGDFVIMQFGHNDGGALFDTARARATINGVGDEQKDGFNPMPYMKKQETVHTYGWYMRKYINDAKAKGATAIICSPIPRNSWKDGKAAGRNAGNNYGGWAQQVAQQTGAYFIDLNKMISDDYDQEGEEKVKSTYFHTDHTHTIEAGARLNSKFVIDGIKANPDLALNKYLLQK